The Ensifer adhaerens genome contains a region encoding:
- a CDS encoding acetyl-CoA carboxylase biotin carboxylase subunit: MDASFKAVRQIGQPFQSVLIANRGEIAVRIERACKELGLRAILVASEADRAGAVAPGEGGPLSIGPSAPARSYLNQAAIVLAARVTGAEAIHPGYGFLSENADFAEAVEKAGLVFIGPPASAIRTMGDKIAAKRAMMAAGVPCVPGPGEPLPDDVGAVRAIAEAIGYPVIIKAAGGGGGRGMRVVRDGADIAGAVAVTREEARRAFGKPELYLEKFLEHPRHIEFQVLCDNHGNAVWVGHRDCSVQRRHQKVVEEAPALGIAPELAEKIGARCAEACRQIGYRGVGTFEFLYEHGEFYFIEMNTRLQVEHPVTEATAGVDLVHEQLRSAQGDVLDTSRFRGEARGHAFECRINAEDPTTFVAAPGRISAVRFPSGPGIRVDTHVSAGYRVSPYYDSLIAKLIVHAPTRDEAIRRTQVALSETRIEGISTNLPLHERIFADPEFVQGCVDIHHLEKRLREEAGVKA, translated from the coding sequence ATGGACGCGTCCTTCAAGGCCGTCCGGCAAATCGGCCAACCATTCCAGTCCGTCCTCATCGCCAATCGCGGAGAAATCGCCGTCCGGATCGAACGGGCCTGCAAGGAACTCGGCCTTCGCGCAATCCTTGTTGCATCCGAGGCGGATAGGGCAGGAGCGGTAGCGCCGGGCGAGGGTGGTCCGCTCTCGATTGGGCCGTCAGCGCCTGCCAGAAGCTACCTCAACCAGGCGGCGATCGTCTTAGCCGCGCGTGTAACCGGCGCGGAGGCGATCCATCCGGGATACGGGTTTCTCTCGGAAAATGCCGATTTCGCTGAAGCAGTCGAAAAGGCCGGGCTGGTTTTCATCGGACCTCCGGCCTCGGCGATCCGCACCATGGGTGACAAGATCGCTGCGAAGCGCGCCATGATGGCCGCCGGGGTCCCTTGCGTGCCGGGACCTGGCGAGCCTCTACCTGATGATGTCGGGGCCGTGCGTGCCATTGCCGAGGCCATTGGCTATCCGGTCATCATCAAGGCGGCCGGCGGCGGCGGCGGGCGGGGCATGCGCGTCGTGCGCGACGGCGCCGATATAGCCGGTGCGGTCGCGGTTACGCGCGAGGAGGCGCGCCGCGCCTTCGGCAAGCCTGAACTTTACCTGGAGAAGTTTTTGGAGCACCCGCGTCATATCGAGTTCCAGGTGCTCTGCGACAATCACGGGAATGCCGTCTGGGTTGGTCATCGCGATTGCTCCGTTCAGCGGCGGCACCAGAAGGTCGTCGAGGAGGCGCCGGCACTCGGTATTGCGCCGGAACTCGCAGAGAAGATCGGCGCACGCTGTGCGGAGGCCTGCCGGCAGATCGGCTATCGCGGCGTTGGTACCTTCGAGTTCCTCTACGAGCACGGCGAGTTCTACTTCATCGAGATGAACACGCGTCTGCAGGTCGAGCATCCAGTCACGGAGGCAACAGCCGGTGTCGACCTTGTGCACGAACAACTGCGTTCGGCTCAGGGCGACGTGCTTGACACGAGCCGGTTTCGCGGCGAGGCGCGCGGGCACGCCTTCGAATGCCGTATCAATGCGGAGGACCCAACCACCTTCGTGGCTGCCCCCGGCCGCATTTCAGCGGTTCGTTTTCCGAGCGGACCCGGCATTCGCGTCGATACCCATGTCTCGGCCGGATACCGGGTTTCACCCTATTATGATTCCCTGATTGCCAAGCTGATCGTGCATGCGCCGACCCGCGACGAGGCGATCCGGCGCACGCAGGTCGCCCTTTCGGAGACCAGGATCGAGGGCATCTCCACCAATCTTCCGCTGCACGAGAGGATCTTTGCCGACCCGGAGTTCGTGCAGGGCTGCGTCGATATCCATCATCTTGAAAAACGTTTGAGGGAGGAAGCCGGTGTCAAGGCGTGA
- a CDS encoding TPR end-of-group domain-containing protein, with translation MERRLTAILAADVVGYSRLMGLDEAGTLAALKAHRREMADAKINEHQGRIVKVTGDGMLVEFPSVVNAVACAADIQRRMRERNVDVPDDRRIEFRIGIHLGDIIFEDNDIYGDGVNIAARIESIAQPGGIAVSGSVRDNVGNRLDLAFEDRGEQTLKNIDRPVRVYNVDLFQRTPPQGVATGAAPKAALAKDKPSIAVLPFDNMSGDPEQEYFSDGITEDIITDLSKISGLSVIARNSAFTYKGKLVDIQDVCRRFHVATVLEGSVRKAGQRVRITAQLIDGKDGTHLWADRYDRDLTDIFAIQDEITHTIVEQLKVKLLPEEKKAIGQAPTANVEAYTNYLRGREFFHTRTKGSLQLARRLFARAADLDPNYARAYAGIADCDSALHAWHGAEISLEALLATCAKALALDPSLAEAHASHGLALSTNGRHGDAVAEFERAIALDPNSYEGHYFYARHSFAEGDLEKAVELYERCADINPDDYRSPLLVMNALHSLGRHDEEAKLAAVGLERAERALRQHPENSDPAQLGAIALIALGQHERAKEWADRALAIDADDNNALYNVACVYSLLGEPDHAIDLLEPYLQKVGPHMKSWFKNDSDFDPIRSHPRYAKLLELID, from the coding sequence ATGGAACGCCGCCTGACTGCAATATTGGCCGCCGACGTCGTCGGTTACAGCCGCCTTATGGGCCTTGACGAGGCGGGGACACTCGCAGCGCTTAAGGCACACCGGCGCGAGATGGCGGACGCCAAGATCAACGAGCATCAGGGGCGCATCGTCAAGGTCACCGGCGACGGCATGCTAGTCGAATTCCCGAGCGTGGTGAATGCAGTTGCCTGCGCCGCCGACATCCAGCGCAGGATGCGCGAGCGCAACGTCGACGTGCCGGATGACCGCCGCATCGAATTTCGCATCGGCATTCATCTCGGCGACATCATCTTCGAGGACAACGACATCTACGGCGACGGTGTCAACATTGCCGCGCGCATCGAGAGCATTGCCCAGCCGGGCGGCATCGCCGTGTCCGGCTCCGTTCGCGACAATGTCGGCAACCGGCTCGACCTCGCCTTCGAGGACAGGGGCGAACAGACGCTGAAGAACATCGACCGGCCAGTGCGGGTCTATAACGTTGACCTCTTCCAGCGCACTCCGCCGCAGGGCGTAGCAACCGGCGCGGCGCCCAAGGCAGCGCTGGCAAAGGATAAGCCTTCGATCGCCGTGCTGCCCTTCGACAACATGAGTGGCGATCCGGAGCAGGAATACTTCTCCGACGGCATCACGGAGGACATCATCACCGACCTGTCGAAGATTTCCGGGCTCTCGGTCATCGCCCGCAACTCCGCGTTCACTTACAAGGGCAAGTTGGTCGACATACAGGACGTATGCCGGCGTTTCCATGTCGCTACTGTCCTTGAAGGAAGCGTGCGCAAAGCCGGACAACGCGTGCGGATCACCGCGCAGCTTATCGACGGCAAGGATGGAACGCACCTCTGGGCCGATCGCTACGATCGCGACCTGACCGACATCTTTGCGATCCAGGACGAAATCACGCACACAATCGTCGAGCAACTCAAGGTAAAACTGCTGCCGGAAGAGAAGAAGGCGATTGGACAGGCGCCGACGGCGAATGTCGAAGCCTATACCAACTATCTCAGAGGCCGCGAGTTTTTCCACACGCGCACCAAAGGATCGCTGCAACTGGCGCGACGCCTCTTCGCCAGGGCGGCTGATCTGGATCCCAACTATGCGCGCGCCTATGCCGGGATCGCCGATTGCGATTCGGCCCTGCATGCCTGGCACGGTGCGGAGATCTCGCTCGAGGCGCTGTTGGCGACCTGCGCCAAGGCGCTGGCGCTTGATCCCAGCCTCGCCGAGGCACATGCCTCGCACGGCCTGGCGCTGTCGACAAACGGCCGGCACGGCGACGCGGTCGCCGAATTCGAACGCGCGATCGCGCTAGATCCGAACTCCTATGAGGGCCATTATTTCTATGCTCGACACTCGTTCGCAGAAGGCGATCTGGAAAAAGCGGTCGAACTCTACGAACGCTGCGCCGACATCAACCCCGACGACTACCGGTCGCCGCTCCTGGTCATGAACGCCTTGCACTCTCTCGGTCGACACGACGAGGAGGCTAAGCTGGCCGCGGTGGGGCTCGAGCGGGCGGAACGCGCCCTCAGGCAGCATCCCGAAAATTCCGATCCCGCCCAACTCGGCGCCATCGCCCTCATTGCTCTTGGCCAGCATGAGCGGGCCAAGGAGTGGGCAGATCGCGCCCTGGCGATCGATGCCGACGACAACAATGCGCTGTACAACGTTGCCTGCGTCTATTCGCTGCTCGGCGAGCCCGATCACGCAATCGACCTGCTGGAACCCTACCTGCAAAAAGTTGGGCCTCATATGAAATCCTGGTTCAAGAACGATTCGGATTTTGATCCCATCCGAAGCCATCCACGCTATGCGAAACTGCTGGAACTGATCGACTAG
- a CDS encoding SHOCT domain-containing protein — MRQLSEEGRRTLGEIAERYGVSLGAVEHLLMAIIAGQATQAQFNHPDLGGMGQWSQGGMIMVGDMFNNALKANVAGVCSELAALVRGMDLLRPQTSHQSQYQDQAGGVSLFVPGAHSAGDWWPEELGHPASTGAQNDLRYAFFPKTRRLAIDIGGRILVYDTKDHRIGGFSQQQSGDQSLSFTSQYGLVKISELDVIRQGGKEPPDTPATEASAVTAAPSIFASSASESAEPQQGAHPAPETVRSDEDIFDKIERLAALHAKGILTDQEFGAKKSELLSRL, encoded by the coding sequence ATGAGACAACTCAGTGAAGAGGGCCGACGAACCCTGGGAGAGATTGCGGAGCGGTACGGGGTCAGCCTCGGCGCGGTGGAGCACCTGCTGATGGCGATTATCGCCGGGCAGGCGACACAGGCCCAGTTCAACCATCCTGATCTGGGTGGGATGGGGCAGTGGTCGCAGGGCGGCATGATCATGGTCGGCGACATGTTCAACAATGCGCTGAAGGCGAACGTGGCCGGGGTTTGTTCCGAGCTTGCGGCCTTGGTGCGCGGCATGGATTTGCTGCGCCCGCAGACGTCGCACCAGTCCCAGTATCAAGACCAGGCCGGCGGCGTCAGCCTGTTTGTGCCGGGCGCGCATTCGGCTGGGGACTGGTGGCCCGAGGAGCTCGGGCATCCTGCCTCGACCGGGGCGCAGAATGACCTGCGTTATGCCTTTTTCCCGAAAACCCGACGGCTAGCGATCGATATCGGCGGCCGGATTTTGGTCTATGACACGAAGGACCATCGCATTGGCGGGTTCTCGCAACAGCAAAGCGGCGATCAGTCGCTGAGCTTCACCTCTCAGTATGGGCTGGTGAAAATTTCGGAACTGGATGTGATACGGCAGGGCGGCAAGGAACCGCCAGACACGCCGGCGACAGAAGCATCCGCCGTCACGGCTGCGCCGTCGATATTCGCATCGTCCGCGTCGGAATCCGCCGAGCCACAACAGGGGGCACATCCAGCGCCGGAGACGGTTCGGTCGGATGAGGACATCTTCGACAAGATCGAACGCCTCGCGGCACTTCATGCGAAAGGCATTCTCACGGATCAGGAATTCGGGGCCAAGAAGTCGGAGTTGCTCAGCCGACTATAG
- a CDS encoding FAD-dependent oxidoreductase, which produces MAGNHSDASGPDLALGIALADLPDGGKLVGHRDGEPVLLVRRGSEIFAIAASCSHYGGPLVDGLVADDTVRCPWHHACFDLRTGEALRAPALSPLACWSVEQHGDKIVVGEKRKKQSPVSREGDGATPEKIVIVGGGAAGFAAAERLRREQFQGAIVMISDDEAPPVDRPNLSKDYLAGKAPEDWIPLRKEGFYTRNGIDLRLGTKVTGIDVRASEVLLADGARVAFDRLLLAMGAEPVRLTIPGADQPHVHTLRSLADSRKIIAQAGTARSAVVLGASFIGLEVAAALRGRGVKVHVVAPEERPMERILGPQIGDFIRALHEENGVIFHLGDTAASIGATKIQLSSGGILAADMVVAGIGVRPRVGLAEAAGLATDRGVRVDAYLETSVPGIYAAGDIARWPDPHSGENIRVEHWVVAQRQGAAAALNMLGHRKKFTGVPFFWSQHYNVPINYVGHAEAWDEIEVEGDIPAKDCLLRFKRGGRVLAVATIFRDTESLEAELAMERGETW; this is translated from the coding sequence ATGGCCGGTAACCATTCAGACGCGAGCGGACCCGATCTCGCCCTCGGCATTGCACTCGCCGATCTCCCCGATGGCGGCAAGTTGGTCGGTCATCGCGATGGCGAGCCGGTGCTTCTGGTGCGCCGCGGATCCGAGATCTTCGCGATAGCCGCTAGCTGCTCGCATTACGGTGGGCCGCTAGTGGATGGCCTCGTCGCCGACGACACGGTTCGCTGCCCCTGGCATCACGCCTGCTTTGATCTGCGCACCGGAGAGGCCTTGCGTGCTCCGGCGTTATCGCCGCTCGCCTGCTGGTCGGTTGAGCAGCACGGCGACAAAATAGTCGTCGGCGAGAAGCGCAAGAAGCAGTCGCCGGTTTCACGCGAAGGCGACGGAGCGACTCCCGAAAAGATCGTTATCGTCGGTGGCGGCGCCGCCGGCTTTGCCGCCGCCGAAAGACTTCGACGCGAACAATTCCAGGGCGCCATCGTCATGATCAGCGATGACGAGGCGCCGCCCGTCGACCGCCCTAACCTTTCGAAGGACTATCTCGCCGGTAAGGCGCCGGAGGACTGGATCCCGCTGCGCAAGGAGGGCTTCTATACCAGGAACGGCATCGACTTGCGCCTCGGAACCAAGGTTACCGGCATCGATGTCCGCGCCAGCGAAGTCTTGCTCGCCGATGGGGCGCGGGTCGCTTTCGACAGACTGTTGCTGGCGATGGGCGCCGAACCGGTTCGCCTGACCATACCCGGCGCCGACCAGCCCCATGTCCACACGCTGCGCTCGCTTGCCGACAGTCGGAAGATCATCGCGCAAGCCGGCACCGCACGCAGCGCGGTCGTGTTGGGCGCCAGTTTCATCGGCCTAGAAGTTGCCGCCGCACTTCGAGGCCGCGGTGTCAAAGTGCATGTGGTGGCGCCCGAGGAACGGCCAATGGAACGGATACTGGGGCCGCAGATCGGCGATTTCATCCGCGCCCTGCATGAGGAAAATGGCGTCATCTTCCACCTTGGGGATACAGCAGCGAGCATCGGCGCAACGAAGATCCAGCTGAGCAGCGGCGGCATCCTGGCCGCAGATATGGTCGTTGCCGGCATCGGCGTGCGGCCGCGGGTCGGTCTCGCCGAAGCGGCCGGGCTCGCCACCGATCGAGGCGTCCGGGTCGATGCCTATCTGGAGACCAGCGTGCCGGGCATATATGCGGCCGGCGATATTGCCCGGTGGCCCGATCCCCATAGTGGCGAAAACATCAGAGTGGAGCACTGGGTGGTGGCGCAGCGGCAAGGCGCTGCGGCCGCACTCAACATGCTCGGACACCGGAAGAAGTTCACGGGTGTGCCGTTCTTTTGGAGCCAGCATTACAACGTTCCGATCAACTATGTCGGCCATGCCGAGGCATGGGACGAGATCGAGGTCGAGGGCGACATTCCCGCCAAGGACTGCCTCCTGCGCTTCAAGCGCGGCGGACGAGTACTGGCGGTCGCCACGATCTTCCGCGACACCGAGAGCCTCGAGGCAGAACTGGCGATGGAGCGGGGCGAGACCTGGTAG
- a CDS encoding PGN_0703 family putative restriction endonuclease, translating to MIAEFEAVRENLSPASHGAIEDWRAFPWHRDRANRIQAHKAHSSQAIAIDAFGTLKMSTDRDRILDAIAERVGVASGGPWTITLEWTDSDRLLGEPRPTQVDVLAAGSMAALVIECKFTEPGEQCSQTAVSRSGERQCNGSYADQINPGNGVRAHCALTGKGIRYWEYIPEAFALDPGVDHTPCPCKGDAYQWMRNAVLAAAIAKHRNLQAAALAAFAHHPSFPTARKVKRGLVDPSVSGQAAITPISYQQIIAIARHLGVNQELWNGLSAWVDQKIARAGSRRSDLKNGC from the coding sequence ATGATCGCCGAATTCGAGGCAGTTCGCGAAAATCTGTCTCCGGCCAGCCACGGAGCGATCGAGGACTGGAGGGCATTCCCTTGGCATCGTGACCGAGCCAATCGAATTCAGGCACACAAGGCGCATTCGTCGCAAGCCATCGCAATCGACGCGTTCGGCACACTTAAGATGAGCACCGATCGCGACCGCATCCTCGACGCCATCGCCGAGCGTGTGGGAGTTGCATCAGGCGGTCCATGGACGATAACACTCGAGTGGACGGACAGCGATCGGCTGCTGGGAGAACCGAGGCCCACGCAAGTCGACGTCCTTGCCGCCGGCTCGATGGCCGCGCTCGTCATCGAGTGCAAGTTCACCGAACCCGGAGAGCAATGTAGCCAAACGGCTGTGTCGCGCTCGGGCGAACGACAATGCAACGGAAGCTACGCTGACCAAATCAACCCGGGCAACGGCGTGCGCGCGCATTGCGCTCTTACGGGCAAGGGCATTCGGTATTGGGAATACATCCCTGAGGCCTTCGCGCTCGATCCGGGCGTTGATCATACGCCCTGCCCATGTAAGGGAGACGCCTATCAGTGGATGCGCAACGCCGTGCTGGCAGCAGCGATAGCCAAGCACCGCAACCTTCAAGCGGCAGCTCTAGCAGCCTTTGCCCATCATCCCAGCTTCCCGACGGCGCGGAAGGTAAAGCGAGGCCTGGTGGATCCCAGTGTATCTGGCCAAGCTGCGATCACGCCGATCTCCTACCAGCAGATCATTGCGATCGCTCGTCACCTCGGCGTGAACCAAGAACTCTGGAACGGCCTTTCTGCATGGGTCGACCAAAAGATCGCAAGGGCGGGGTCGCGAAGGTCGGACTTGAAGAATGGATGCTGA
- the pxpB gene encoding 5-oxoprolinase subunit PxpB, translating to MSVLQQPPFPSPVSIVPDTEGLAKISFIGTRAFLLEAPGDFDLPNQRRIWALTRALETHSDVAEIVPGMTNLLVMLKATPDDPDAVVRQLHEEWRRAKGIDLAGRQIEVPVTYGGEHATDLPALCNLSGLSDREVVRIHHEGIYRVFALGSAPGFGYLHGLDPRIHMPRKTVPSLKMARGCVTIGGMQTGVAVLTGPNGWNSIGFAELQMFDPEAATPALMAPGDTVRFRPERIEL from the coding sequence ATGAGTGTCCTGCAGCAGCCCCCGTTTCCGTCGCCCGTCTCAATCGTTCCTGATACCGAGGGGCTGGCAAAGATTTCCTTTATCGGCACGCGCGCCTTTCTGCTTGAAGCGCCCGGTGACTTCGACTTGCCAAACCAAAGGCGTATCTGGGCGCTTACGCGCGCGCTCGAGACGCACAGCGACGTCGCCGAGATCGTTCCCGGTATGACGAACCTGCTTGTGATGTTGAAGGCGACCCCGGACGATCCGGACGCGGTCGTCCGGCAGCTGCACGAGGAATGGCGGCGAGCGAAGGGCATCGATCTCGCCGGTCGGCAAATAGAAGTCCCCGTCACCTATGGCGGCGAACATGCCACCGACCTGCCGGCCCTCTGCAACCTCAGCGGCCTCAGCGACCGCGAAGTCGTGCGCATTCACCACGAAGGCATTTATCGCGTCTTCGCCCTCGGCAGTGCGCCGGGCTTCGGATACCTGCACGGGCTTGATCCGCGCATCCACATGCCGCGAAAGACCGTTCCCTCGCTGAAGATGGCACGGGGCTGCGTCACGATCGGCGGCATGCAGACCGGTGTGGCGGTGCTGACCGGCCCGAACGGATGGAATTCGATCGGCTTTGCCGAGCTTCAGATGTTCGATCCTGAGGCAGCAACGCCCGCCCTGATGGCGCCCGGCGACACCGTGCGCTTCCGTCCTGAAAGGATCGAGCTGTGA
- a CDS encoding acetyl-CoA carboxylase biotin carboxyl carrier protein: MDLQKIKTLLDFVGRSRVSELTVSDAETTVVIRNPVRETGANQGTATAVQATPSTVDAARLDDHPQTQIVRASTSGIVHRSNSPGSAPLVAAGDPVEVGQALCIVEAMKVFTTISTPFGGIVKRVFFEDGQEVSFGDALVEIG, translated from the coding sequence ATGGATCTGCAAAAGATCAAGACGCTTCTCGATTTTGTCGGGCGTTCGCGTGTCTCCGAGCTGACAGTCAGCGATGCGGAAACAACTGTCGTCATTCGCAATCCAGTTCGTGAAACTGGAGCCAACCAGGGTACCGCGACCGCAGTTCAGGCAACGCCATCGACGGTCGACGCGGCTAGGTTAGATGACCATCCGCAAACACAGATTGTTCGTGCTTCGACCTCAGGCATCGTACACCGGTCGAACAGCCCGGGATCCGCTCCACTCGTCGCGGCAGGTGATCCGGTTGAAGTGGGGCAGGCTCTGTGCATTGTGGAGGCGATGAAGGTCTTCACGACCATCTCGACCCCGTTCGGCGGCATCGTCAAACGCGTCTTCTTTGAGGATGGGCAGGAGGTTTCTTTCGGCGATGCGCTCGTGGAGATCGGCTGA
- a CDS encoding site-specific integrase, which translates to MPHPTLDAPVSPLRQRLIDDMNMRRFSRGTQRNYLRDIGRLATFLGRSPDTATTDDLRRFQIEQQEDGVPIPTMNSIVSALRFFFTHTLDRPDLARRLVRLAHPRKLPVVLSRDEVARLLNATTCLKHQAALSVAYGAGLRVAEVSMLKVADVDSERMLLRVERGKGGRYRNAMLSDDLLLLLRQWWKVGRQQGVMHRDGWLFPGQHAMKPISTRQLYRVVVEAAQAADIAKRVGPHTLRHSFATHLLEDGTDIRIIQVLLGHAKLNNTAFYTKVATRTVRTVTSPLDKLGLFKGEVSPDG; encoded by the coding sequence ATGCCCCATCCCACTCTCGATGCCCCTGTCAGCCCGCTGCGCCAACGGCTGATCGACGACATGAACATGCGGCGTTTCTCACGGGGGACGCAACGCAACTATCTCCGCGATATCGGACGCCTGGCGACTTTCCTTGGGCGTTCACCAGACACAGCGACCACCGACGACCTGCGCCGGTTCCAGATCGAGCAGCAGGAGGATGGCGTTCCGATCCCGACCATGAACAGTATCGTGTCGGCGCTGCGCTTCTTCTTCACCCACACCCTCGATCGCCCGGACCTGGCGCGCAGGCTGGTCCGGCTGGCTCATCCGCGCAAGCTGCCGGTGGTGCTCAGCCGCGACGAGGTGGCCCGGCTGCTCAACGCCACCACCTGCCTCAAGCACCAGGCCGCACTGTCGGTCGCTTATGGTGCAGGTTTGCGCGTTGCCGAGGTGTCGATGTTGAAGGTCGCCGACGTCGACAGCGAGCGCATGCTGCTCAGGGTGGAACGCGGCAAGGGCGGGCGATACCGGAACGCCATGCTATCGGACGACCTGCTTTTGTTGCTGCGCCAATGGTGGAAGGTCGGACGCCAGCAGGGCGTGATGCACCGCGACGGCTGGCTGTTCCCGGGACAGCACGCGATGAAGCCGATCAGCACCCGCCAGCTGTATCGCGTGGTCGTCGAGGCAGCCCAGGCCGCCGACATCGCCAAGCGGGTCGGACCGCACACGCTGCGGCACAGCTTCGCCACCCATCTTCTGGAGGACGGCACCGACATCCGGATCATCCAGGTCCTGCTCGGGCACGCCAAGCTCAACAACACCGCCTTCTACACCAAGGTTGCAACCCGCACGGTGCGCACGGTCACGAGCCCGCTCGACAAGCTCGGGCTGTTCAAGGGAGAAGTATCCCCCGACGGCTGA
- a CDS encoding IS91 family transposase has translation MHAAVEIADIFRAAGPAYRATHSRRLSLTQLKVMSAIEHCRTAALGGHVEACEDCGQWRVAYNSCRNRHCPKCQGAAARTWLAEREADLLPVGYFHVVFTLPAEVAGIAFHNKALVYDLLFKAASETMLTIAADPQHLGARIGITAVLHTWGSAMTHHPHVHMIVPGGGIAPDGKRWISSRRAFLLPVRVLGKLFRRLFLTRLIALHDAGRLAFFGSMAHLADRRAFLHHLKPVRSKRWVVYAKAPFAGPEAVLAYLSRYTHRVAISNRRLVRFDESGVTFRYKDYRRDGANRQQVMTLATDEFIRRFLLHVLPRGFHRIRHYGLLAGSARKASLALARELLNVAAPSADDGPEEPDDFRPPCSCCGGRMIVLEVFGRRRQPRGPPDATTTNRETVP, from the coding sequence GTGCACGCCGCGGTCGAGATCGCCGACATCTTCCGTGCCGCCGGGCCCGCGTACCGGGCCACCCATTCCAGGCGCCTGAGCCTCACCCAGCTCAAGGTCATGTCGGCGATCGAGCATTGCCGCACCGCGGCCCTCGGCGGTCATGTCGAGGCGTGCGAGGACTGCGGCCAATGGCGGGTCGCCTACAACTCCTGCCGCAACCGGCACTGTCCCAAGTGCCAGGGCGCGGCGGCGCGGACTTGGCTGGCCGAGCGCGAGGCCGACCTGCTGCCGGTCGGCTACTTCCATGTCGTGTTCACGCTGCCCGCCGAAGTCGCCGGCATCGCGTTCCACAACAAGGCGCTGGTCTACGACCTGCTGTTCAAGGCGGCATCGGAGACGATGCTGACCATCGCCGCCGATCCGCAGCATCTCGGCGCGCGCATCGGCATCACCGCCGTGCTCCACACATGGGGATCGGCGATGACGCACCATCCGCACGTGCACATGATCGTGCCGGGCGGCGGAATCGCGCCGGACGGGAAGCGCTGGATCTCGTCGCGTCGGGCCTTCCTTCTTCCGGTCCGGGTACTGGGGAAGCTGTTCCGCCGGCTGTTCCTCACCCGGCTGATCGCCCTCCACGACGCCGGCCGGCTCGCCTTCTTCGGATCCATGGCGCACCTGGCCGACCGACGCGCCTTCCTGCACCATCTGAAGCCTGTACGGAGCAAGCGCTGGGTCGTCTATGCCAAGGCTCCCTTCGCCGGTCCGGAAGCGGTGCTAGCCTACCTGTCCCGCTACACCCACCGGGTGGCGATCTCGAACCGTCGTCTCGTCCGGTTCGACGAGAGCGGCGTCACCTTCCGCTACAAGGACTATCGTCGCGACGGCGCCAATCGCCAGCAGGTCATGACGCTCGCCACCGACGAGTTCATCCGCCGCTTCCTGCTTCATGTCCTGCCGCGTGGCTTCCATCGCATCCGCCACTACGGGCTGCTCGCCGGCTCCGCCCGCAAGGCCAGTCTCGCACTGGCTCGCGAACTGTTGAACGTCGCCGCACCGTCGGCTGACGACGGCCCGGAAGAACCGGACGACTTCCGCCCCCCATGCTCCTGCTGTGGCGGCCGCATGATCGTGCTCGAGGTGTTCGGACGAAGGAGGCAGCCGCGCGGGCCGCCGGACGCGACGACGACGAACCGGGAGACAGTTCCATGA